From the genome of Pelobacter propionicus DSM 2379, one region includes:
- a CDS encoding ATP-binding protein produces the protein MNLKPWREVAIPHEDVLKGTFQQAEFAADLTQVHNGTASEEYLNPELFYKRTFITEGMRLLLDSVIRRLCGKGGDPVIQLQTAFGGGKTHTMLAVYHLASGKCHVNDLQGIPPLLDAASITELPTARIVVLDGNNLAPNQPRKRGSVTVHTIWGELAWQLGKEAGYEKVRAADVSGTSPGKENLVELILENAPCVILVDELVAYLRQFEDGNKLTGGTFDSNLSFFQALTEALKSVPNAMLLASLPQSEKEAGSNRGVTALKALEHYFARVQAIWKPVGTDESFEIVRRRLFSSINDRVAAENVCRTFADFYIANSADFPRETQESRYFDRLISAYPIHPEVFSRLYEDWSTLENFQRTRGVLKMMAKVIYRLWKDDNKDLLIQPGNLPLYDADVRNEVIYYLPPGWDPVMERDIDGERAETTEIDSKDTRLGSVQASRRSARTIFLGSAPCTANQMARGIEAEQIMLGCVQPGQQTGIFKDALRRLADRLHYLNSGNNRFWFDVRPNLRREMEERKRRFQDAEHVYPEIRTRLQQSLSSGVFAGNHVFVPHNDVPDDFQLRLVVLPPNFAFSRAGENLAVQKAGEYLKNRGDQPRLKQNRLIFLTADMENVSRLKDQVKSVLAWKSIIDDNREMKLNLDQLQARQAQKSLEDAQDVLNRVVKDTYKWLLAPVQEANGKISEIKWESFMVSSSALNLTQEIGKVLKDNEVLILEWAPIHLKNLLSRWFWKDGAVDAGAIDVWHKSCCYLYMPRLKDESVFQRAVSAGASSKDFFGFAYGKEDDKYMGFSCGNATTPIFDNSLLLIEPASAGEYEIKTKSVPVPVDDTTTDTDGGNTTPGGGTTTTNTGHGGGGSTTPTTPENDTPPLPTAPKKKLFYGSLELDPVRAKIDFATIVDEVVQIFTSKHDVKVKISIDIQAESMSGFDENVQRSIRENCNVLRFKSHEFDTGE, from the coding sequence ATGAACCTCAAACCTTGGCGTGAAGTTGCGATTCCGCATGAAGACGTCCTTAAAGGAACATTTCAGCAAGCCGAGTTTGCTGCTGACCTGACCCAGGTTCACAACGGAACTGCTTCCGAAGAATACTTGAATCCTGAGCTGTTTTATAAGCGGACATTTATAACAGAAGGTATGCGACTATTACTGGACTCGGTCATTCGCCGTCTGTGCGGTAAAGGCGGAGACCCGGTCATTCAGCTTCAAACAGCCTTCGGTGGCGGTAAGACGCACACCATGCTTGCCGTTTACCATCTTGCTTCAGGAAAATGTCATGTAAATGATTTACAAGGAATTCCACCACTGCTAGATGCTGCAAGTATTACGGAATTACCGACGGCCAGAATAGTCGTTCTAGACGGCAACAACCTTGCCCCTAATCAACCACGTAAGCGCGGTAGCGTTACGGTTCATACCATCTGGGGGGAACTTGCTTGGCAGTTGGGCAAAGAAGCAGGATATGAAAAGGTTCGCGCAGCCGACGTAAGCGGAACATCTCCCGGCAAAGAGAACCTGGTCGAACTAATTCTGGAAAACGCACCTTGTGTTATCCTGGTTGACGAACTGGTTGCGTATCTGCGTCAATTTGAAGATGGGAACAAGCTGACCGGCGGAACGTTCGATTCAAACCTGTCCTTCTTTCAAGCTCTTACCGAAGCCCTAAAATCCGTTCCTAATGCAATGCTGTTGGCTTCTCTTCCGCAATCGGAGAAAGAGGCTGGAAGCAATCGCGGTGTTACAGCATTAAAAGCCTTGGAACATTACTTTGCCCGCGTTCAAGCTATCTGGAAGCCAGTCGGAACGGACGAATCATTCGAAATCGTTCGTAGGAGGCTATTCTCTTCGATTAACGACCGTGTTGCTGCGGAAAATGTCTGTCGAACTTTTGCGGACTTCTACATTGCAAACAGTGCCGACTTCCCCCGCGAAACGCAGGAAAGCAGGTATTTCGACCGTCTTATCTCAGCCTATCCGATTCACCCAGAAGTTTTCAGTCGCCTATATGAAGACTGGTCTACTCTCGAAAATTTTCAGCGAACTCGTGGCGTACTTAAAATGATGGCAAAGGTCATTTACCGTCTTTGGAAAGATGACAACAAAGACTTGCTGATTCAGCCTGGGAATTTGCCACTATATGACGCTGATGTGCGGAACGAAGTTATTTACTATCTCCCGCCGGGCTGGGACCCGGTTATGGAACGGGACATCGACGGTGAGCGGGCCGAGACGACTGAAATAGACAGCAAGGATACTAGACTCGGAAGCGTCCAAGCATCTCGTCGTTCTGCAAGGACAATCTTCCTTGGTAGTGCGCCATGTACTGCTAATCAAATGGCAAGGGGCATCGAGGCTGAACAGATTATGTTGGGCTGTGTTCAACCTGGTCAGCAAACCGGAATTTTCAAGGATGCGCTGCGCCGTCTTGCTGACAGACTTCATTACCTGAATTCCGGGAATAATAGGTTCTGGTTCGACGTTCGACCGAACCTGCGTCGGGAAATGGAAGAACGGAAACGGCGCTTCCAGGATGCGGAACATGTTTATCCAGAAATAAGAACAAGACTTCAGCAAAGCCTGTCGTCTGGCGTATTTGCCGGGAACCATGTCTTTGTGCCGCACAATGACGTGCCTGATGATTTTCAGCTTCGCCTTGTAGTTCTTCCGCCGAATTTTGCATTCAGTCGTGCCGGTGAAAACCTGGCTGTGCAAAAAGCCGGTGAATATCTGAAAAACCGTGGTGACCAACCACGATTGAAGCAGAACCGACTTATCTTCCTAACAGCTGACATGGAGAACGTCAGCCGTTTGAAAGACCAGGTAAAAAGCGTCCTGGCTTGGAAATCCATTATTGATGATAACAGGGAAATGAAGCTGAACCTTGACCAACTTCAGGCAAGGCAAGCACAAAAGAGCCTAGAAGACGCCCAGGACGTATTGAACAGGGTCGTTAAGGACACATACAAGTGGCTTCTGGCTCCGGTTCAGGAAGCCAACGGTAAGATTTCCGAGATTAAATGGGAAAGCTTCATGGTTTCATCAAGTGCCTTGAATCTGACTCAGGAAATCGGGAAGGTCTTGAAGGATAATGAAGTGCTTATTCTTGAGTGGGCACCGATACACCTTAAAAATCTTCTTTCACGCTGGTTTTGGAAAGATGGGGCTGTTGATGCCGGTGCAATAGACGTGTGGCACAAATCTTGTTGTTATCTGTATATGCCACGGCTTAAAGATGAATCAGTTTTCCAGCGTGCTGTTTCCGCCGGGGCTTCAAGTAAGGACTTCTTCGGATTCGCTTATGGTAAGGAAGATGATAAATACATGGGGTTCAGCTGTGGGAATGCAACGACTCCCATATTTGATAATTCATTATTGCTGATTGAACCGGCATCGGCTGGAGAATATGAAATAAAGACGAAATCGGTTCCAGTCCCAGTAGACGATACAACTACAGATACTGACGGTGGTAACACAACTCCTGGTGGCGGCACTACGACTACAAATACTGGTCATGGTGGCGGTGGCAGCACCACACCTACTACACCGGAAAATGAT
- a CDS encoding helicase-related protein codes for MLKLEEIRKNAAVNGIEPGQTVRIVTTEPVGTDALTVYYKTSDGRVLERMLFRTDELQLSITKAGRPWSFDADGADFKIATEAYRINLAYLFDSMMAVHTSNVQPLPHQITAVYESMLPRQPLRYVLADDPGAGKTVMAGLYIRELMMRADAQRVLIIAPGSLVEQWQDELYEKFGLTFTIFSRELEQQSRTGNAFYENDTLIARLDQLSRSEDLQEKLTSVNWDLVIFDEAHKLSATWYGQKVTETKRFKLAKFLGSTTRHLLLMTATPHNGKEEDFQLFLSLLDSDRFYGKFRDGAHKVDTSDLMRRMVKEELLKFDGTKLFPERRAYTANYQLSEMEARLYHSVTEYVKEEMNKADELEGGRRGTVGFALTALQRRLASSPEAIYQSLKRRHLKLKRRVADEKLRQRGQLLTEVTGFDVPENIYDSADEMGDDEYERFEEAVVDQATAAQTIQELEVEIHILEGLVNQASDVVHSGQDRKWEELSNLLQNTPEMRDKDGRQRKLIIFTEHKDTLHYLVMKIRGLIGSEDSVVTIHGGVKRDDRRKIQELFRNDPEVRVLVATDAAGEGINLQNANLMVNYDLPWNPNRLEQRFGRIHRIGQDQVCHLWNMVANETREGDVFQRLLDKLEIERQALGGRVFDILGEVFENKSLRELLIDAVRYGDDPIRQLELNHVVDEALDTTHLRNIMNRNALCEEIMDEQKLFAVKDDMEKAEARKLQPYFIRAFFNQAFKQLGGELRPREAGRFEIMNVPAIIRERDRQISGRDRFSRDPVLKRYERVCFEKQNIRITSNKSMASLLHPGHPLMQSTIDLMLEAHRSKLKQGAILVDHGDPGLVPKVMFLIDHSVREGNQPDKAISRRIQFVEIDQTSNAVNAGWAPHLDLEPIEKSDLALIENILNGDWLNRDLEQVALSYASQNMIPIHFDEIKARRERQVDKTLSAVNERLVKEINYWSDRYIKLQDDVNAGRQPRVQLENVRRTIDELTARLETRKKELVAMRHVISSTPLIVGGALVIPAGLLAQCKGSNEFCADAESRARVEMVAMQAVMNLERSLGYEVTDVSAEKCGWDVTSRPPMKDGKIPEVRHIEVKGRAKGQTTITVTRNEILYGLNQSDKFVLAVVLVDGNNHEGPHYIWNPFTHEPDWGVTSINYDLAQLLGKAQNPNSVTN; via the coding sequence ATGCTTAAGCTGGAAGAAATCCGTAAAAACGCTGCCGTAAATGGCATTGAGCCAGGACAGACCGTCCGAATTGTCACGACCGAACCAGTTGGAACAGACGCTCTCACTGTTTATTACAAGACATCAGATGGACGTGTTCTGGAAAGAATGCTGTTCCGAACGGATGAGCTTCAGCTATCAATTACTAAAGCAGGTCGTCCATGGTCCTTCGACGCAGACGGAGCAGATTTTAAAATAGCGACCGAGGCATACCGAATCAATCTCGCCTACCTCTTCGACAGTATGATGGCTGTTCATACTTCAAACGTTCAGCCCCTTCCACATCAAATCACAGCCGTATATGAATCAATGCTTCCCCGTCAACCATTAAGGTATGTCCTTGCCGATGATCCTGGTGCAGGTAAAACGGTCATGGCTGGCTTATATATCCGTGAGCTTATGATGCGGGCTGATGCACAACGAGTCCTGATTATTGCTCCGGGTAGCCTGGTAGAACAATGGCAAGACGAACTTTACGAAAAATTCGGACTCACATTCACCATATTTAGCCGTGAACTTGAACAGCAGTCCCGAACTGGCAATGCGTTTTATGAAAACGATACCCTTATTGCCCGTCTTGACCAATTAAGCCGCAGTGAAGACCTTCAAGAGAAGTTGACGTCTGTAAACTGGGACTTGGTGATTTTCGACGAGGCTCATAAGCTTTCTGCTACATGGTACGGTCAAAAAGTCACTGAAACAAAACGTTTCAAATTGGCTAAGTTCCTTGGTTCAACTACCCGCCATCTCTTACTGATGACTGCTACACCGCATAACGGAAAAGAAGAAGACTTCCAGCTATTCTTGTCATTGCTCGATTCCGACCGGTTTTACGGCAAATTCCGTGATGGCGCGCATAAGGTTGATACTTCCGATTTAATGCGGCGCATGGTCAAAGAGGAATTACTGAAATTTGACGGGACAAAACTGTTCCCCGAACGTAGGGCCTATACTGCAAACTACCAACTCTCAGAAATGGAGGCTCGCCTTTATCATTCAGTAACAGAATACGTCAAAGAGGAAATGAACAAAGCTGATGAACTTGAAGGTGGACGCAGAGGCACCGTAGGATTCGCCCTTACTGCCCTTCAACGTCGTCTTGCGTCAAGCCCAGAAGCTATTTATCAATCACTTAAACGACGTCATTTAAAGCTCAAGCGCCGGGTAGCAGATGAAAAACTTCGCCAACGCGGACAATTACTGACGGAAGTGACTGGCTTTGACGTACCGGAAAATATATATGATTCCGCTGATGAAATGGGAGATGATGAATACGAACGCTTTGAAGAGGCTGTTGTTGACCAAGCGACAGCAGCACAGACTATCCAAGAACTCGAAGTAGAGATTCATATTCTCGAAGGGCTTGTAAATCAAGCAAGCGACGTTGTTCATTCCGGGCAAGACCGCAAGTGGGAAGAGTTGTCAAACCTTCTCCAAAATACCCCTGAAATGCGAGACAAGGATGGACGCCAGCGTAAACTCATCATCTTTACGGAGCATAAGGACACGCTTCATTACCTCGTAATGAAAATTCGTGGTCTCATAGGGTCAGAAGACAGCGTTGTAACGATACATGGCGGAGTAAAGCGTGACGACCGCCGGAAAATTCAGGAATTGTTTAGAAACGACCCCGAAGTCAGGGTTCTGGTTGCCACCGACGCTGCCGGTGAGGGTATCAACCTTCAGAACGCTAATTTAATGGTCAATTATGATCTTCCCTGGAATCCAAATCGCCTGGAACAACGCTTTGGTCGTATCCACCGTATCGGTCAAGATCAGGTCTGCCACTTGTGGAACATGGTGGCTAACGAAACCCGTGAAGGAGATGTATTCCAGCGCCTCCTGGATAAGCTCGAAATCGAACGACAAGCACTTGGCGGGAGAGTCTTCGACATCCTTGGGGAAGTGTTTGAGAACAAGTCCCTCCGTGAACTGCTGATTGACGCAGTTCGTTATGGTGACGACCCTATCCGCCAACTTGAGTTGAATCATGTCGTTGATGAAGCACTCGATACGACTCACTTGCGGAACATTATGAATCGCAATGCTCTTTGTGAAGAGATCATGGATGAACAAAAGCTCTTTGCCGTCAAAGACGATATGGAAAAGGCTGAAGCACGGAAGCTGCAGCCATATTTCATAAGAGCCTTCTTCAATCAGGCATTCAAACAATTGGGTGGTGAATTACGTCCGCGTGAAGCAGGTCGTTTTGAAATAATGAACGTCCCCGCCATAATCCGTGAGCGTGACCGTCAAATATCCGGTCGGGACAGGTTTTCCCGCGACCCGGTGTTAAAACGCTACGAAAGAGTCTGTTTTGAAAAACAGAACATTCGGATTACCAGCAACAAGTCAATGGCGAGTTTACTTCATCCTGGTCATCCCCTAATGCAATCAACGATTGATTTGATGCTTGAGGCTCACCGGTCAAAACTGAAGCAAGGAGCAATTCTGGTTGACCACGGTGACCCTGGTCTTGTTCCGAAAGTAATGTTCCTCATTGACCATTCTGTTAGAGAGGGGAATCAGCCGGATAAGGCAATTTCACGAAGGATACAATTCGTAGAAATTGACCAGACCAGCAATGCAGTTAATGCCGGATGGGCACCTCATCTCGACCTTGAACCGATTGAAAAGAGCGACCTCGCCCTAATTGAAAACATTCTAAATGGTGACTGGCTCAACAGAGACCTTGAACAGGTTGCCCTGTCATATGCTTCTCAAAATATGATTCCGATTCATTTTGACGAGATAAAAGCTCGGCGGGAGCGTCAGGTTGACAAGACGCTTTCTGCTGTCAATGAACGCCTGGTTAAAGAAATCAACTACTGGAGCGACCGTTACATAAAGCTCCAAGACGATGTAAACGCAGGAAGGCAACCACGGGTTCAGCTTGAAAATGTCCGGCGGACCATTGATGAACTGACGGCACGGCTTGAAACAAGGAAGAAAGAGCTTGTGGCAATGCGTCATGTGATTTCATCCACACCGTTAATTGTCGGCGGTGCTTTGGTTATCCCAGCAGGTTTACTTGCACAATGTAAAGGCAGCAATGAATTCTGTGCCGACGCTGAATCCCGTGCAAGAGTTGAAATGGTTGCCATGCAAGCGGTAATGAATCTGGAAAGAAGCTTAGGGTATGAAGTTACTGACGTATCTGCTGAAAAATGTGGGTGGGATGTCACGTCAAGACCGCCCATGAAGGATGGCAAAATCCCAGAAGTTCGTCACATTGAAGTAAAAGGTCGAGCAAAAGGTCAAACGACCATTACCGTTACCAGGAATGAAATTCTATATGGCTTGAATCAATCGGACAAATTTGTTCTTGCTGTGGTTCTGGTGGATGGTAATAACCATGAAGGACCACATTATATATGGAATCCATTCACCCATGAACCAGATTGGGGCGTTACCAGCATCAATTACGACCTGGCACAATTACTTGGAAAAGCACAAAACCCAAATTCAGTAACGAACTAA
- a CDS encoding cell division protein FtsZ yields the protein MSINDSEECDRLVVKVVGVGGVGVLALESMIKAKIRGVDFIAVDTEAQALETSSAPIKIRLGVNTTKDGGSGSRPESDRADAEESRQEIGEALKGADVVIIVARMGGCTGTGAVQVIADAAKVSGALMTVGIVTLPFNHEGKIRMETAEEGVRALGKRVDSLIVIPNEGMAAVGSTEQNLLEVLTGDAILTEAVRGITDLLRPRFPAIDPGDIIRVLPSEYPITFGIGEASGHDRALKAAQKAMHPLSRGGVDIAQASDVLVNIAGSSDMTMADYNEVNKFICSKISDDTQIKICFTVDDRLEDKIKVTVYLSKSEPTATIRTENTNYDVPSYLL from the coding sequence ATGAGTATCAATGATTCGGAAGAGTGTGACCGTTTAGTTGTTAAAGTCGTTGGTGTCGGCGGGGTTGGTGTCCTGGCCCTGGAGAGCATGATAAAAGCAAAAATCCGGGGGGTCGATTTCATTGCAGTCGATACAGAAGCTCAAGCATTGGAAACCTCTTCAGCTCCGATTAAAATCCGACTTGGCGTGAACACGACAAAAGACGGTGGCTCAGGTTCGAGGCCTGAATCAGACCGTGCTGATGCTGAAGAATCACGACAAGAAATTGGGGAGGCTCTGAAGGGTGCCGATGTTGTAATTATTGTTGCCAGAATGGGAGGTTGCACAGGTACAGGTGCTGTTCAAGTCATTGCAGATGCTGCCAAGGTGTCGGGAGCATTGATGACTGTTGGCATTGTAACGCTGCCTTTTAATCATGAAGGCAAAATACGCATGGAAACGGCCGAAGAAGGGGTTCGTGCTCTCGGAAAGCGAGTGGACTCTTTGATTGTTATTCCGAATGAGGGTATGGCTGCTGTCGGTTCCACCGAGCAGAACCTTTTGGAGGTGTTAACAGGTGATGCAATTCTCACTGAGGCTGTACGTGGAATTACAGACCTTCTGAGACCACGCTTCCCGGCAATTGACCCTGGGGATATAATTCGCGTTCTGCCAAGTGAATATCCGATTACTTTTGGAATAGGCGAGGCTTCAGGACATGATCGTGCATTGAAAGCTGCCCAAAAGGCTATGCACCCTCTTTCCCGAGGAGGTGTTGATATCGCTCAGGCCAGTGACGTACTGGTGAATATTGCCGGTTCGAGCGATATGACAATGGCCGATTACAATGAAGTCAACAAGTTCATTTGCAGCAAAATCAGCGATGACACCCAGATCAAAATTTGTTTTACTGTTGATGACCGCCTGGAGGATAAAATTAAAGTGACGGTATATTTGTCCAAATCTGAACCGACTGCAACAATACGGACAGAGAACACAAATTATGATGTCCCTTCATATTTATTATAA
- a CDS encoding PAS domain-containing hybrid sensor histidine kinase/response regulator, whose protein sequence is MDKTIEADPSHTEMDSQRLIHELQVYQIELEMQVEELRQARDEEAMAREMYADLYDFAPVGYVTLDRDGIIRNANLTGSVLLGVVRSQLIGQRLGVFVAVVSRPAFADFLEKVFTSPTKVACEVSLMKEGVPELFVQIEGVAVASGEECRIGLIDITEHKRAEEVLWMAKEATEAAILAKETAKALRLEKEISESLRREKEAAESATRAKDQFLANMSHELRTPMTGVLGMLQLALEEELAPTLRNYLGTAHSSANSLLQILNDILDMTKIEAGKIIIEEMPFSPRRCVTGAVDIITPEVRRKGLDIAISVAEEVPDKLVGDQMRLRQVLINLIANAVKFTNEGKVAVQVTAGGTNSDGKREYTFAVTDTGIGIPEDKKDLLFHVFSQVDASHTRTYGGTGLGLAICKELVELMGGMIDFDSKEGVGSTFYFTISLREAKSERNAPTAAEPLSPETFTAPKGERIPHLLLAEDDPTIQQILEMMLTKSNYSLDIAKDGKQAVEMWEQGEYDLVLMDVQMPLLSGFDVTLAIRERERERGGHTPIVAMTAHTGKEAEKKCIAAGMDHYISKPIDFNECLKLIGQIIGQKSSGNN, encoded by the coding sequence TTGGACAAAACAATTGAAGCTGACCCTTCTCATACAGAGATGGACTCACAACGCCTGATCCACGAATTGCAGGTGTACCAAATCGAACTAGAGATGCAGGTAGAGGAACTTCGCCAGGCTAGGGATGAGGAAGCTATGGCGCGAGAGATGTACGCCGACCTCTACGATTTCGCCCCGGTGGGATACGTTACCCTCGACCGCGACGGGATCATCCGAAATGCAAACCTGACCGGCTCTGTTCTCTTGGGAGTCGTGCGCTCCCAGCTGATCGGCCAGCGCCTTGGGGTTTTCGTCGCCGTTGTATCCCGTCCCGCTTTCGCCGACTTCCTCGAAAAGGTTTTTACGAGCCCGACCAAAGTGGCCTGCGAGGTGTCGCTCATGAAAGAGGGCGTTCCCGAGCTTTTCGTGCAGATCGAGGGGGTGGCCGTCGCATCGGGAGAGGAATGCCGGATTGGGTTGATTGACATCACCGAACATAAGCGGGCAGAAGAGGTGCTTTGGATGGCCAAGGAGGCTACCGAAGCGGCAATTTTAGCCAAGGAGACAGCCAAGGCACTTCGCCTGGAGAAGGAGATAAGCGAGTCGCTTCGAAGGGAAAAAGAGGCAGCAGAGTCAGCTACTAGAGCAAAGGACCAGTTTCTTGCCAACATGAGCCACGAGCTGCGCACCCCGATGACAGGCGTTCTCGGCATGCTCCAACTCGCTCTAGAAGAAGAACTCGCCCCGACGCTACGTAATTACCTGGGAACAGCGCATAGTTCGGCCAACTCTCTGCTCCAGATTCTTAATGATATCCTCGACATGACCAAAATTGAAGCCGGAAAGATCATCATCGAGGAAATGCCTTTCTCTCCACGGAGGTGCGTAACTGGGGCAGTCGATATCATTACTCCCGAAGTGCGGCGCAAGGGACTTGACATCGCCATTTCGGTGGCGGAGGAAGTGCCAGATAAGCTTGTCGGGGACCAGATGCGACTACGGCAAGTCCTCATCAACCTCATCGCCAACGCCGTCAAGTTCACTAACGAGGGTAAGGTAGCCGTGCAAGTCACAGCAGGTGGGACGAACTCCGACGGGAAGCGAGAGTACACTTTCGCCGTTACGGACACCGGCATCGGCATCCCCGAAGACAAGAAAGACCTTCTCTTCCACGTATTCAGCCAGGTTGATGCATCTCACACTCGCACTTACGGCGGCACGGGCCTTGGTCTTGCCATCTGCAAGGAACTTGTGGAACTGATGGGGGGAATGATTGATTTCGATAGCAAAGAGGGGGTGGGAAGCACCTTCTACTTCACCATCTCACTAAGAGAAGCCAAATCAGAGAGAAATGCTCCGACCGCAGCCGAACCCCTGTCACCCGAAACTTTTACTGCTCCGAAGGGGGAAAGGATTCCGCATCTCCTTCTTGCCGAAGACGATCCGACCATCCAACAAATCCTCGAAATGATGCTCACGAAGTCGAACTACAGTCTTGATATCGCTAAGGATGGCAAGCAGGCGGTCGAAATGTGGGAACAGGGAGAATATGACCTCGTGCTGATGGATGTCCAGATGCCTCTTCTCAGCGGCTTCGATGTGACCCTAGCCATTCGGGAGAGAGAGAGAGAACGTGGCGGTCACACCCCCATCGTCGCCATGACGGCCCACACCGGCAAGGAAGCCGAGAAGAAGTGCATCGCCGCAGGCATGGACCACTATATTTCCAAGCCGATTGACTTTAATGAGTGTTTGAAGTTGATAGGGCAGATCATCGGGCAGAAGTCCAGCGGCAATAACTGA
- a CDS encoding putative quinol monooxygenase: protein MLDATIKMTVPPEKRKEVLQTLKAILVLIRREQGCISCNCYVDVENENIIFFNEEWDTSEDLNTHLRSVHFSILIGAMKLLNNEPEIRFNMIASTAGAEAVKAARPREAENLQNY, encoded by the coding sequence ATGCTCGACGCCACAATTAAGATGACGGTGCCACCAGAAAAAAGGAAGGAGGTCCTTCAAACCTTAAAGGCAATACTCGTCCTTATTCGACGTGAACAGGGCTGCATAAGCTGCAATTGCTACGTGGATGTTGAGAATGAAAACATTATTTTCTTCAACGAAGAGTGGGATACCAGTGAGGACTTGAACACCCATCTGAGGTCTGTTCACTTCAGTATTCTGATAGGAGCAATGAAACTGCTCAACAATGAACCGGAGATCAGGTTCAACATGATTGCCTCCACGGCGGGAGCGGAGGCGGTAAAAGCAGCGCGCCCGCGTGAAGCAGAAAACCTTCAAAATTATTAA